A stretch of Alligator mississippiensis isolate rAllMis1 chromosome 14, rAllMis1, whole genome shotgun sequence DNA encodes these proteins:
- the NGF gene encoding beta-nerve growth factor — MSMLYHALIVALWVGAQAAPQLEDSAPWGCPAGATTPGTPRTRAQQGPQPAPHTPRSPPKADRRDAGPVANVTVDPKLFRKRRFRSPRVLFSTQPPPMSGGRHSAEPAHSTHPHNRTMRAKRMAHPVLHRGEFSVCDSVSMWVGDKTTATDIKGKEVTVLGEVNINNNVFKQYFFETKCRDPKPVSSGCRGIDAKHWNSYCTTTHTFVKALTMEGKQAAWRFIRIDTACVCVLSRKSGRP; from the coding sequence ATGTCCATGCTGTACCACGCTCTGATCGTAGCTCTCTGGGTTGGCGCACAGGCAGCACCACAGCTGGAGGACAGTGCCCCATGGGGGTGTCCTGCAGGAGCCACCACGCCAGGCACCCCCCGGACTAGAGCACAGCAGGGTCCCCAGCCTGCTCCGCACACCCCGCGCAGCCCCCCGAAGGCCGACCGCAGGGACGCCGGGCCCGTGGCCAATGTCACCGTGGATCCCAAGCTGTTCAGGAAGCGGCGGTTCCGGTCCCCTCGGGTCCTGTTCAGCACGCAGCCCCCGCCCATGTCGGGGGGCAGGCACAGCGCAGAGCCCGCGCACAGCACGCACCCCCACAACAGGACGATGCGAGCCAAGCGCATGGCCCACCCCGTGCTGCACCGCGGGGAGTTCTCGGTGTGTGACAGCGTCAGCATGTGGGTTGGGGACAAAACCACAGCCACGGACATCAAAGGCAAGGaggtgacagtgctgggagaggtgaACATTAACAACAATGTTTTCAAGCAGTACTTTTTTGAGACCAAGTGCAGGGACCCCAAGCCAGTGTCCAGTGGGTGCCGGGGGATCGACGCAAAGCACTGGAACTCCTACTGCACCACGACACACACCTTCGTCAAAGCGCTGACCATGGAAGGCAAGCAGGCTGCCTGGCGGTTCATCCGGATCGACACCGCCTGCGTGTGCGTGCTCAGCCGGAAGTCGGGGCGACCCTGA